The following are encoded together in the Candidatus Poribacteria bacterium genome:
- the mutL gene encoding DNA mismatch repair endonuclease MutL yields MPKIKILSADVANKIAAGEVVERPASVVKELIENALDAGSTSIRVEIRAGGKRLIRVSDNGGGMEREDALLALERHATSKVDRIEDLESIQTFGFRGEALASIASVSQFELLTRTADALEGTKVDVEGGVFRSVQESGCSPGTHMSVNNLFYNVPARLKFLKTDTTEMNHVTNQVTWAALAHPKIHFSLTHNGRSILDVRACDSYLERVRLLYGREFAENLIEFTEELPDLKIYGLLGKPEFTKPNREYQLFFLNQRPIRSRIIGAALTEALDAMVAKDRQPVALLFLTLEPEAVDVNVHPAKIEVRFRNERTIYSGVVRMIRNALHKAKYIPKIETSTEQSPSEEDTESRDADLSQRVSTPRSTTPIGGRRVATTPTAQTQRGQTPPVPTQEPGDIGQETEAPDTSSEAQVPSTPTEVVVQPPQQQIPEGVNLSLLDFENVQLKANLFKTYIVAEADDKIFFIDQHVAAERVLYERFVNQLKTDGIPVQGLLLPVTVEATPQQLGVLKIHGDIFKKLGFDLEEFGGNTILVRAIPSPLPTRVASQTVTDLLDKLPEEPHTEVQLPEAIDNALVTLACKAAVKAGDTLDMKEMTNLIKELSEAKLPFNCPHSRPIIVEMGRDELERRFHR; encoded by the coding sequence ATGCCAAAGATTAAAATACTCTCCGCAGATGTTGCCAATAAAATCGCCGCAGGTGAGGTCGTCGAGCGTCCTGCCTCAGTCGTCAAGGAACTCATTGAAAACGCACTGGACGCAGGCAGCACCTCTATCCGCGTCGAGATCCGTGCAGGTGGAAAACGCCTCATCCGCGTCTCCGATAATGGTGGCGGCATGGAACGCGAGGATGCACTCCTCGCCTTAGAACGCCATGCAACGAGCAAGGTAGACCGTATTGAAGACCTTGAATCTATTCAAACCTTTGGGTTCCGTGGCGAGGCTCTGGCAAGTATTGCCTCGGTCTCACAATTTGAACTCCTCACCCGTACGGCTGACGCACTTGAAGGAACGAAGGTGGACGTTGAGGGTGGTGTTTTTCGTTCTGTCCAAGAGAGCGGATGCTCTCCCGGCACCCACATGTCTGTTAACAACCTGTTTTACAATGTTCCTGCGCGCCTGAAGTTTCTGAAAACCGATACCACAGAGATGAATCATGTCACGAATCAGGTAACGTGGGCTGCGCTGGCGCATCCGAAAATCCATTTTTCATTGACGCACAACGGCAGATCAATTCTTGATGTCCGCGCCTGCGATTCATATCTTGAGCGGGTGCGTCTCCTCTACGGCAGAGAGTTCGCTGAGAACCTCATCGAGTTTACGGAGGAGCTGCCCGACCTGAAAATTTACGGTTTGCTCGGAAAACCTGAATTTACGAAGCCGAACCGGGAGTATCAACTCTTTTTCCTCAATCAGCGTCCGATTCGCAGTCGTATCATTGGCGCAGCGTTGACGGAGGCACTTGACGCAATGGTCGCTAAGGATCGGCAGCCCGTTGCGCTGCTTTTCCTAACGCTTGAACCTGAAGCAGTTGATGTCAATGTGCATCCCGCTAAAATCGAGGTACGCTTTCGGAACGAGCGGACGATTTATAGTGGTGTCGTCCGTATGATTCGCAACGCCCTCCATAAAGCGAAGTATATCCCCAAAATCGAAACTTCCACTGAACAGTCCCCATCTGAAGAGGATACTGAAAGCCGAGATGCCGATTTATCACAACGAGTTTCTACACCGAGGTCCACAACCCCGATTGGGGGGAGGCGAGTTGCCACAACGCCTACAGCACAAACACAGCGCGGGCAAACACCGCCTGTCCCGACACAGGAACCAGGCGACATCGGACAAGAGACTGAGGCTCCCGACACTTCTTCGGAAGCGCAAGTTCCGTCTACACCCACTGAAGTCGTCGTGCAACCCCCACAGCAACAGATTCCTGAAGGTGTGAATCTCAGCCTCCTCGACTTTGAGAATGTCCAACTCAAAGCGAACCTCTTTAAGACTTATATTGTCGCTGAAGCGGACGATAAAATCTTTTTCATTGACCAGCACGTTGCCGCCGAGCGTGTGCTTTATGAACGCTTCGTCAACCAGTTAAAAACCGATGGTATCCCTGTACAGGGATTGCTGCTGCCGGTCACTGTGGAAGCCACACCGCAGCAGCTTGGTGTTCTCAAAATCCACGGCGACATCTTCAAGAAACTCGGTTTTGATTTGGAGGAATTCGGGGGCAACACTATTCTGGTCCGGGCAATCCCATCGCCACTACCAACCCGTGTCGCTTCGCAGACCGTTACGGATCTGCTGGACAAACTTCCTGAAGAACCGCATACCGAGGTCCAACTCCCGGAAGCGATTGACAACGCCTTGGTAACGCTCGCGTGTAAGGCAGCGGTCAAGGCAGGGGATACATTGGATATGAAGGAGATGACGAACCTCATCAAGGAGTTGTCCGAGGCGAAGCTTCCGTTCAATTGTCCGCACTCCCGTCCTATTATTGTCGAGATGGGACGCGATGAATTGGAACGCCGATTTCACCGATAA